A window of Myxococcales bacterium contains these coding sequences:
- a CDS encoding response regulator, with product MGGDIRLSDQRSLFERGPIVVFTWRNEAGWPVEFVSPNVVEVFGYEVQDFLDGRVAYGSLVHPDDLTRVAEEVRSATERPETSFAHEPYRVTRRDGASIWIYDYTYLVRDASGAATHFIGYVFDVTSRVVAEAEKRELERRLLQAQKLESLGVLAGGVAHDFNNLLTGILGQASLARRELGEQSKKGQHFDRLSHSVLQIEQLALRAADLTQKLLAYSGKGSMAVEPVDLGALLADMASILDVVLSKKATVVKALSTDLPSVVGDRAQLQQVVMNLLTNASDALGDGEGTITLMTSTRTVAELEASELGISAGNYVVFEVSDTGSGMNEEAKLRLFEPFFTTKFAGRGLGMSAVLGIVRSHRGAIRLWSEPGVGTRFSIDLPASDRRPRPARELPLASDWKGEGTILVADDQKSIRATLGLLLRSLGFESLEAPDGKRALELYQAHKSDIVLAFLDMTMPVLSGVETMKALRALDPNLPIVLSSGYSEEEATQRTRGEPAHFLQKPYRIDELERTLRSALTAKRPSQRPTGEGG from the coding sequence GTGGGAGGAGACATTCGGCTTTCGGACCAGCGCTCGCTCTTCGAGCGCGGCCCCATCGTGGTGTTCACCTGGCGAAACGAGGCCGGGTGGCCGGTGGAGTTCGTCTCGCCGAACGTGGTCGAGGTGTTCGGCTACGAGGTCCAAGACTTCCTCGACGGGCGCGTCGCCTACGGGAGCCTCGTGCACCCCGACGACCTCACGAGGGTCGCGGAGGAGGTCCGGTCGGCGACCGAGCGCCCCGAGACGTCGTTCGCGCACGAGCCGTACCGGGTGACCCGTCGCGACGGGGCGTCCATCTGGATCTACGACTACACGTACCTTGTACGGGACGCTTCGGGCGCCGCCACGCATTTCATCGGCTACGTGTTCGACGTCACGAGCCGCGTCGTCGCCGAGGCGGAGAAGCGTGAGCTCGAGCGGCGGCTCCTGCAAGCGCAGAAGCTCGAGAGCCTCGGCGTGCTCGCTGGGGGTGTGGCGCACGACTTCAACAACCTCCTCACGGGCATCCTCGGGCAGGCGAGCCTCGCGAGGCGCGAGCTCGGTGAGCAGAGCAAGAAGGGGCAGCACTTCGATCGCCTCTCGCACTCGGTGCTCCAGATCGAGCAGCTCGCGCTCCGCGCCGCCGACCTCACCCAGAAGCTCCTCGCGTACTCGGGCAAGGGCTCGATGGCCGTCGAGCCCGTCGACCTCGGCGCGCTGCTCGCCGACATGGCCAGCATCCTCGACGTCGTGCTGTCGAAGAAGGCGACGGTCGTGAAGGCGCTCTCGACCGATCTCCCGAGCGTCGTCGGGGACCGCGCGCAGCTCCAGCAGGTGGTGATGAACCTGCTCACGAACGCGTCCGACGCCCTGGGGGACGGCGAAGGCACCATCACGCTCATGACCTCGACGCGTACGGTGGCCGAGCTCGAGGCGTCCGAGCTCGGGATAAGTGCTGGAAATTACGTGGTTTTCGAGGTGTCGGACACGGGCTCGGGCATGAACGAAGAGGCCAAGCTCCGCCTCTTCGAGCCGTTCTTCACCACCAAGTTCGCGGGGCGTGGGCTCGGCATGTCGGCGGTGCTCGGGATCGTACGCTCGCACCGCGGCGCGATCCGCCTCTGGTCGGAGCCGGGCGTCGGCACGAGGTTCTCGATCGATCTACCGGCGAGCGATCGGAGGCCGCGGCCCGCCCGTGAGCTGCCGCTCGCCTCCGACTGGAAGGGCGAGGGCACCATCCTCGTGGCCGACGACCAGAAGTCGATCCGAGCGACGCTCGGTCTCCTGCTTCGGTCGCTCGGGTTCGAGAGCCTCGAGGCGCCCGACGGCAAGCGCGCCCTCGAGCTCTACCAGGCCCACAAGAGCGACATCGTGCTCGCGTTCCTCGACATGACCATGCCCGTGCTCTCGGGCGTCGAGACCATGAAGGCGCTGCGCGCGCTCGACCCGAACCTCCCGATCGTCCTCTCGAGCGGGTACAGCGAAGAGGAGGCGACCCAACGCACTCGCGGCGAGCCTGCCCACTTCCTCCAGAAGCCCTATCGCATCGACGAGCTCGAGCGCACCCTGCGGAGCGCGCTCACGGCGAAGAGGCCCTCGCAGCGCCCGACGGGGGAAGGCGGCTGA